The nucleotide sequence CCCCTCTCCGTTACTACTGTCTCCgttactactgtctactgtctccgTTACTACTGTTTGTCTACTGTCACTCCCCTCTccgttactgtctactgtctccgttactactgtctactgtctccgTTACTACTGTCGCTCCCCTCTCCgttactactgtctactgtcgcTCCCCTCTCCgttactactgtctactgtcgctcccctctttgtttactgtctctcccctctccatttgAACTGTCTGTCcgtactgtctctcctctctccatttcgACTGACTCCTGTCTTCTCACTTGACTGTCTGAATGTGTTGTCTTGTTTGTCTGACTGTACTTTTTTGTGTTGTTTactctggatgtgtgtgtgtacaaggggtaaatgtcactgtgtgtgtgtgtgtgtgtgtttcttttctcacTAACTGTTTGTCCtcctacaggacagtgtcccaatGGCCTCTCccgctttccttctctctctttttgtaagtattcaggtcaaaggtcaaatctCACCAGACTAAGCAGAGTGCACGCTCTGTTTCTACGTCACACTACCAAAACAAGTTTGCTACTCACACTGACtatagtgaaacatttaaaatgCATACACTCACCTCTTATATTAACAACCACTTCCCTCACCAAGTTTTTGACCTTCGGTATTTGATTAAGTGGACCCATCCTGGTTGTGGGTGTACGTGCATTTGTTTAGCCCCATATGCCTTTTTTTTATGTGTTCAGTGGTTGTCTTCAACTTCTTTCTTAGCATGTCCCGTCTGGTCCATTGTTCTTCTGTCCTTTTAATCTTTTGTTTTCTTCATTTCATCTGGCAGGCAGCAGAGATAATCTTGTTTTAAACAGGCCGACCAGGAGCCATCGCTGGGTTTCTAACCTGGTGTCGGACTCACCTCTAACCCAACCTCTCTTCCCTGCAGGACGGGGGCACCAGAGGGCGCCGCTGTGCAATTGAAGCAGACATGAAGATGAAGAAATAACCGGAGTCAAAAGGCAGTAGGGTGCCAATGAGACTTGATGTAGGGATTGGACGATTTAAACCAGAGAATGTTTGATGGAGTTACTGTTCTGTGAAGTTAGTTGTTTGAGTTTAATCAGAGTTTTTAGGTCGCGGTATGGCTGCAGTCCTGTGTACAGTTTAACTAACTTAAGTCTATGATTTGCATTTGAAGCCAGTACACTAGATTGACAGTTGCCACAAGTAACCAGCAGACACTGCAGCCCTGGAGTACTGAATCAgttttactactacagtactagtGACTGACTTGGGCCCCATTGTGTTTTAGGATGTAGCCAACTGTAAAATATCCTGCAAGAAATTATGAGTCTACTGTATGTTAGTGGGAGTACAAAAAAGTAGTACTGGAGTGTTGAACTTTATGTACAgttttatttttttcccccatttGTATGTTTTGTTGTTCAACTGTTTATTAAAAGTAAGAGAATTGCAAACAATGGAAGTGTCCGTAACTTTGACAGACCTAAGTTGAGACCTTCAGTTCTTAGGGTATAGACTAATCATTGGTGATTCTGACAGCTGTTTTGATTGAAAGAGTATGGCAACCCTGAAAAGAATACTGTGCAAAAACATTCACATTTCTCTGTTTAAAAATACTGCAACAGTCAGACAGGCTAAGGGGCAACACTAGCTTGCTTCCACAGCCAGCATGAGATTTCCATGGTTTTACAAAAGACAATCAAGCAATTGtgtcaaacagaaatgtgcacaAAAAAATAAAACCTGTCAGAGTTAGATTGTAGTACAAAACATAGGGTATCAATTCCTTTTTAAAACAATACAAAATGATCTCTTTTCACAATTGAACTGACCGTTCTTCAGTGATATTCCAGTGCAAAACATTCATTTGATGTCAACTCTCCaatacagtagtgtacactaacATATATTTAGTACACTGCAAAAAGACAGTGGTGCAACAGCTTTTTCTCCTAACTGGAATGTGGAGAATTATAGGCCACATGTTGATTCCTGATAAGAAATTGTCTCAGCAGAACTCATGTATGACGGGGCTCGCAGAGGAATACAATTTCTTCTTGACCAGTCGGTACTCGGGTCGTAGTTTCAACACATTGTCGGTAACGAATATGTGCTTGAGAAGCGGCCAACAGTCTTTGTCCAGCTTGAACACGACGGACAGCTCGAAAGTAGGAGTGACAGTCGGGTCGGGTGTTATAGTGCCCAGCATTTGCAGCTGTTGGCCCAGTTGTGTCTCCAAATAGACCTGTATGAAGGCCCCACGGAGCCCGCACGGCTCTCCCGCTGAGGAACGCACCACATCCAAGGCAACATTGGCAGTCAGCGTGCGGGGAAGCAGTAGTATCCGGCACCGCAGACTGGATTCTTTAGCTTCAGAGAGACAACGCACTATCTGCCTGGTCATGTCCTGATGGAGTGTTCTCTCTTCACAGTCGAGAGCCGTTTCAGAGTCCAGACCTGGAAAAGAGAATGATGTGTTGATATCAATATTGCTGATCAACCAGGAGTTGAAGTTGCACAGCCTATACTTTAGTATTGCAGACATTTGGCAGGGGCTATATTTAGGCCTTATATCTACTATATTTGCCAAGACTTTTTGACCTACTTAGTTATTCAGGCTATTCAAGAACATTGCACCATTACATTTCAAACCATCTTAAAAATGTCATTATTTTGATGATTAGTCCTAAACACGTGTTGCACTATAGATTTAGAATTTTACATGCTTAGTAACATTGTAATAGGGAACTTATCGTAAAAATAAGGCAATGTATCAGCCACTTTAAACTAGGAGACAGAGCTCAGGTCAATTAACTTCTTAGAACAGATCATCAACTGATACAGTCATGAGCTGTCGGCAACAGTAAACTATCTGGCAGCATCAGCTGCATTGTATCACCGCAGGCTACTGTGGCCGCTTGGAAAATACATGTTACACCAGGCAACAGATACATATACCAAAGTTGCCTAGGATTACAAAGTAAAAATACTTGTTTCCATTATGGTCCTCAACAAAGTTTGTCAAAAGGCCTATAAATTCACCAAAATGAAATGGAATGGTTATCAAAAGCCATTATTTAGTACAGTACATCTGATGAAATACATACTTAGATTTCAGAACAGAGACTTACTTGAGTTTATTTCCTTGATGAATTCGGAACTTTCAATGCTGCCTCGGCGCACATATTTTTTGTCGCTCGAAGTGATTTGACAGAGAAACTTTCTCATCAGTTCGACAATGTTATCCTCTTCAGACACAATCGGTATTCCGTGTCCGAGGACCAGTGCCGGGGTATAGACCATTTTGACCGTCTCTCTATCTCCAATACTCCACTCAGTGATACACGTTTTCTATCTATTCTCTCCATGTAGAAGTCAGTTTATTGTGGTCATTGGAGCCCTCTCTGTGTTTAAATACTCCTTGGTTGCATCAGCTGAGTTTGATCACGTGTGGGACCGCCTCCTTGGTTACCATAGCAGCGCGACAGCGAGCAACTGCTGAACCGGGTTGAATCAGCCTCACGCAACATGCCTTAGACGTTGCATTGGCTGGCTACTCAATACTGATAATATCCCCTCTTTTATCCAGTATTCTGTCTTCTGTGCAATGAATGCTATTTGACAGGTATATTTTGGTAGGTTATCAAGAAGATGAAAATAAACAATTACTCATATTTAGAacaaattgttttgttttgttctaaACAAAGATTATTCTGATCTCATAATGTATTTTCAGCTGATTACAGAATTATGGATACCTAATTTAGGCCTAAAAAGGTAGCCCCCTAAAAATGATCGTATTGGATATTGGAAATGGTTGTCTTGATTCCCTTTTGATGAATCCTTTCATAAGTATGTGACCTGTAGGGTCTGGAATACACTGGAAAACACTCACTGTTCTGTTCCCTACCTGTGCCTGTGAATCTAGACCAGGCCAGCCCAGTTAGCTACTACCTGGGCTGAGTCACAGGTGAATCACATCACATGGCCTGATACTCACTGACCAGGCAGGAAGTGGATTTCCCCTGAACCTTGGATCCTCccttcctgctctcctctctgtttccctctcacCCTGGGCCCTTTCAACACTCACACAAGTGTTTCAGACATGTTGAAATTAATGTGTATCTAGAAGAGTCAGTGTTTTCTCACCAAACAGCTCTTGGGCTCTTGAGTGATGCAgtggcctaaggcactgcatctcagcacaagaggtgtcactacagtccctggttcaaatccgggctgtatcacatctggctgtgattgggagtccattgggtggtgcacaattggcccagcgtcgtttggccggggtaggctgtcattgtaaataagaatttgttcttaactgacttgcttgctgggttaaataaaataaaaatgtgtgttGTGGGTATTGGAATTGAAAAAACAAGTATATATATAGACGTATGTGCTATTTTTAAACTCACATGTTGGACCTGTTCAGAATCTATGGCTAGATCTGTGCCCCAGGAAGGAGTCTGACTGTAAAAGAGTTCAGTTATGAGTCACAGAAAGGGACTTTTCCCCTTTTGTGACTAT is from Oncorhynchus masou masou isolate Uvic2021 chromosome 32, UVic_Omas_1.1, whole genome shotgun sequence and encodes:
- the LOC135526587 gene encoding DNA damage-inducible transcript 4-like protein yields the protein MVYTPALVLGHGIPIVSEEDNIVELMRKFLCQITSSDKKYVRRGSIESSEFIKEINSSLDSETALDCEERTLHQDMTRQIVRCLSEAKESSLRCRILLLPRTLTANVALDVVRSSAGEPCGLRGAFIQVYLETQLGQQLQMLGTITPDPTVTPTFELSVVFKLDKDCWPLLKHIFVTDNVLKLRPEYRLVKKKLYSSASPVIHEFC